ACCATCAAAAACTATGTATTGTTTACAAATGACAAagcaaaaattatgcaaaatgctGGATGGGACATTTCATCCCCGGAGggatatttcaacttttgcgtACCGCTCAACACATTGTTAGGCttttgcgaggattacaaacgcgtggttATTAACGCTCGtcatgaattaattttgatacgtGCGCGTAGCGATAACAATTGCATTGTAGGAAATCCGGCGACGGAGCcggaaattaaattgtttaaagtacagtggcgaatgcctcacgtCACATTAAACAAGGTCAATAAGTTATCCATGCTACGAGCCTTGGAAAGCGGGCGATATCTTAGTGTTAgtttccgttcgtgggatctgtaTGAGTACCCCATGTTGCAGAGCACGACCAAGCATTCGTAGGCCGTCAAAACGGCAACTCAGCTGGAGAAGCCGCGGTACGTTATCTTCGCGCTGCAGACCGGGCGCAAGAATATTATGTCGCAAGATGTTAGCGTATTCGATGACTGTAACTTGACCAACGTGAAATTTTATCTAAACTCTAAATTTTATCCGTACGATGACATGAATCTAGATTTTG
The DNA window shown above is from Temnothorax longispinosus isolate EJ_2023e unplaced genomic scaffold, Tlon_JGU_v1 HiC_scaffold_766, whole genome shotgun sequence and carries:
- the LOC139825012 gene encoding uncharacterized protein yields the protein MANILNIGDEPIFDDSVVKIETHTYNPYANTTFGHNDEIRIPVQQQNLYTLPCESFLYVEEREKMTSLRQRLRIIAWRSPFMFNEIRYKLNDVEIDRNRNVGITSTIKNYVLFTNDKAKIMQNAGWDISSPEGYFNFCVPLNTLLGFCEDYKRVVINARHELILIRARSDNNCIVGNPATEPEIKLFKVQWRMPHVTLNKVNKLSMLRALESGRYLSVSFRSWDLYEYPMLQSTTKHS